A region of Carassius auratus strain Wakin chromosome 41, ASM336829v1, whole genome shotgun sequence DNA encodes the following proteins:
- the LOC113059066 gene encoding zinc finger and BTB domain-containing protein 41-like, which translates to MSEFTLDIQLTELGFSNWNFPVCEPQSVKENILPTQNVTEKQAPETETPANCYEEACSVASASTDKSFLQDHQYSTPFKHNSSSNGETTQNNSKIISTEHKDKVICNLWKRGRRREGTEQGHDDVEQNGKEGKENKEQKYSELSQEASGLMTDDALSSEEKTDEDVELVLTEDDVEEEDDDCEEKEEDDDEEDDDDGVSWSETNGENEENRCHVCDLTFSSLFLLREHLNMHTGVRPYRCDECGKQFCQLVNYRTHLRSHSQKASIHCRVCSNVFETEEQLQQHLDTNHFEKEFYQCDFCKQIFTDLDVCKAHVEAHRQQAKRHLCLKCGTSFRLRNSLLRHLKWHSRGIFSCSDCDRTFSSKASLLRHSFSHLGVLPYTCLKCKRHFRLPSLYHNHECKPESIQCMACLVFFQSQEDFDKHKKDTGCWGHQGALPSNTDEIRCMECGQVFASIEELKKHGSTHQRVLKCAECGMGFRSSLMLMSHMGGHAGQRPCLCQDCGLGFPHQQGYDSHLKTCGVVTPPVAAVKKPKPKAGPPPQIIQQITPNIIIQTVAQASTPATFPSSLKEVHMVPFGDKNKPADGRWKLTLNKEPPPGMPLVMLLPVSTTQYSSTSDPTQSSKHFLPSSLVLETPSSAPCVVSMPVVPSGTAISTEVEKDTVESCRTNVPSNTLIPEQSHDSSSKKRWTILEDQGSLQVFGAENIKAGEQASVANQEMNITAQVGAENEQKTSNLKPNALCVEKTLQGSPSDTASLNLTCPVTPSCLKEEKDDSDSIKKRSSDLKDLDSLPVMAGVEVCAPLKRKSENKTLDSSQTGSHNLVSDSSEITYHKKASNDQRFFKEVVSSDRMCAGSQMEFTMTGDKSENGLQGQNDSGFDVEVEMNEDVESSSMEVEIGDEDSGVDMLEGMLHECVTCGQVLPEKNMIQHYMKHAADSPELSPNCASHTTEHSPPCSPSRKRLRSGTEF; encoded by the exons ATGTCAGAGTTTACCCTCGACATCCAGCTGACAGAGTTGGGGTTTTCAAACTGGAATTTTCCTGTCTGTGAGCCACAGAGTGTTAAAGAGAACATTTTGCCCACCCAGAATGTCACTGAAAAGCAAGCACCAGAGACCGAAACTCCTGCAAACTGTTATGAAGAAGCTTGCAGTGTTGCGAGTGCATCGACGGACAAAAGCTTTCTACAGGACCATCAGTATTCCACTCCCTTCAAACATAACTCTTCAAGCAATGGAGAAACCActcaaaacaattccaaaatcATTTCCACAGAGCACAAAGATAAAGTCATTTGCAATTTGTGGAAAAGAGGAAGAAGACGAGAGGGGACAGAACAGGGACATGATGACGTAGAGCAAAACGGGAAAGAGGGAAAGGAAAATAAGGAACAGAAATATTCAGAGTTGAGCCAGGAAGCCTCTGGTCTCATGACAGATGATGCTTTGTCTAGTGAGGAGAAGACAGACGAGGATGTAGAATTAGTTTTGACTGAGGATGATGttgaggaggaagatgatgattgTGAGGAGaaggaagaagatgatgatgaagaagatgatgatgatggtgtttcCTGGTCAG AGACAAATGGAGAGAATGAAGAGAATCGCTGCCATGTATGTGATCTCACCTTCTCCTCTCTCTTCCTACTCCGAgaacatttaaatatgcatacGGGTGTTCGCCCCTACCGCTGCGATGAATGTGGCAAGCAGTTCTGCCAGTTAGTCAATTACCGCACGCACCTTCGCTCCCACTCCCAGAAGGCCTCCATCCACTGTCGCGTTTGCTCAAACGTCTTTGAGACTGAGGAACAGCTCCAGCAGCACTTGGACACCAACCATTTTGAGAAAGAGTTCTATCAGTGTGATTTTTGCAAGCAGATTTTCACAGACCTGGACGTGTGCAAGGCTCATGTCGAAGCGCACAGGCAACAGGCGAAGCGACATTTGTGCCTCAAATGTGGCACCAGTTTTCGCCTTCGCAACTCGCTGCTCCGCCACCTGAAATGGCACAGCAGAGGCATCTTCTCCTGCTCGGACTGTGATCGGACCTTCTCCAGCAAGGCTTCTTTGTTACGCCACAGCTTCTCCCACTTGGGCGTCTTACCGTATACGTGCCTGAAGTGCAAACGCCATTTCCGTTTGCCTTCTCTCTACCACAACCACGAGTGTAAGCCAGAGAGCATCCAGTGCATGGCCTGTTTGGTTTTCTTTCAGAGTCAGGAGGACTTTGATAAGCATAAGAAGGACACAGGATGCTGGGGTCATCAAGGGGCTTTGCCTTCCAACACAGACGAGATCCGCTGCATGGAGTGTGGCCAAGTCTTTGCAAGCATTGAGGAATTAAAGAAGCATGGAAGCACTCACCAGAGGGTCCTAAAATGTGCTGAATGTGGGATGGGTTTCCGCTCGTCACTTATGCTTATGTCACACATGGGAGGGCATGCGGGACAGCGGCCATGTCTCTGCCAGGACTGTGGCCTGGGCTTCCCTCATCAGCAGGGTTATGACAGCCACCTGAAGACATGTGGAGTTGTGACACCTCCAGTG GCTGCTGTGAAGAAACCAAAACCAAAAGCAGGTCCCCCTCCACAAATAATCCAACAAATAACTCCTAACATAATAATCCAGACAGTTGCTCAGGCATCAACGCCTGCTACATTCCCCAGTAGCTTGAAGGAAGTCCACATGGTTCCGTTCGGGGACAAGAACAAGCCTGCCGATGGTAGGTGGAAGCTTACTTTAAATAAAGAGCCTCCTCCAGGTATGCCTTTAGTCATGCTTCTGCCAGTTTCCACTACGCAGTACTCCTCTACCTCAGATCCTACCCAGAGCTCCAAACACTTTTTACCATCCTCTCTGGTCTTAGAAACGCCCTCATCTGCCCCATGTGTTGTTTCCATGCCGGTGGTCCCATCCGGCACTGCCATTAGTACAGAGGTAGAGAAAGACACCGTAGAGTCCTGCAGAACCAACGTTCCTTCAAATACACTCATTCCTGAGCAGAGTCATGACAGTAGCTCAAAGAAGAGGTGGACCATTTTAGAAGATCAGGGCTCTCTTCAAGTGTTTGGTGCAGAAAATATAAAGGCAGGTGAACAGGCTTCAGTAGCAAATCAGGAAATGAACATTACTGCTCAAGTAGGAGCAGAAAATGAGCAGAAAACTTCTAATTTGAAGCCTAATGCACTGTGCGTTGAAAAAACGCTTCAAGGGAGTCCATCGGATACTGCATCTCTCAATCTCACATGCCCCGTAACACCATCATGCCTAAAGGAGGAGAAGGATGATAGTGACAGCATCAAGAAAAGGTCTTCAGATTTGAAGGACCTCGACTCCCTGCCTGTGATGGCAGGAGTAGAAGTTTGTGcccctttaaaaagaaaatcagaaaataaaaCACTGGATTCTTCGCAAACAGGGTCTCATAATCTAGTTTCAGATTCTTCGGAAATTACTTACCACAAAAAGGCCAGCAATGATCAGAGATTTTTCAAAGAAGTTGTGTCATCTGACAGGATGTGTGCAGGGTCGCAAATGGAATTTACCATGACGGGGGACAAATCAGAAAACGGTCTGCAGGGGCAAAATGACTCTGGATTCGATGTAGAGGTGGAAATGAATGAAGATGTGGAGTCAAGCAGCATGGAAGTGGAGATTGGGGATGAAGACAGCGGAGTTGATATGTTGGAAGGTATGCTTCATGAGTGTGTGACTTGCGGACAAGTCCTTCCTGAAAAGAATATGATCCAGCACTACATGAAGCATGCGGCCGACAGTCCTGAGCTCTCTCCTAACTGCGCCTCTCACACTACAGAACATTCCCCTCCATGTAGTCCATCTAGAAAAAGACTACGATCTGGCACAGAGTTTTGA
- the LOC113059083 gene encoding zinc finger protein 16-like produces the protein MDSDILNIEEIVMGGGEAAAPAELPSEKIEDTYTTSIQQHAPPPVIQSYQHESLQCFQCFITFCNSKAKERHMKKSHREEYKQQLQQCDTLFTCYVCDRTFPSSEELTQHQSTHNKEDKPFKCAHCQECFRTFSELTTHRRQVCPERQFVCKECNETFRSPGLLRNHRLAQHPVPMDGEDQEDSTKTYRCGKCGRGFEEEAELLQHQENHAGDRHCNGSAAVKRRGRPPKTEPAEKKAKQKNNEAEAEEPEETNHSEDASAKPATAEVKTGGRRGRPAKSTQEPKAEDDKAALQIPCTECDLTFPNLAQLRAHKKEKHTQRKPHACGECEESFNRPEQLEAHMARAHSAGRHTCPTCGKSFGRESNLKAHQQSHGKEEKPVGKR, from the exons ATGGACTCTGACATACTGAATATAGAGGAGATAGTAATGGGCGGAGGAGAGGCTGCTGCCCCTGCTGAACTGCCCTCTGAGAAGATTGAGGATACCTACACCACCTCCATTCAGCAACATGCACCACCTCCTGTTATCCAGTCAT ACCAGCATGAAAGCCTCcagtgttttcaatgttttattactTTCTGCAACTCAAAAGCCAAGGAAAGGCATATGAAGAAGAGTCATCGGGAAGAGTACAAACAGCAGCTTCAACAG TGTGATACTCTTTTCACATGCTACGTGTGCGATCGAACCTTCCCCTCCTCTGAGGAACTGACACAACATCAGTCGACCCACAACAAGGAGGACAAGCCCTTCAAATGTGCACATTGCCAAGAATGTTTCCGCACATTCTCAGAG CTAACAACACATCGGCGGCAAGTATGTCCTGAACGTCAGTTTGTTTGCAAAGAATGCAACGAGACATTTCGAAGCCCTGGACTCTTGCGTAACCATCGTTTGGCCCAGCACCCCGTGCCCATGGACGGAGAGGATCAAGAGGATTCCACTAAGACCTACCGATGTGGTAAATGTGGCAGGGGATTTGAAGAAGAGGCAGAGCTCCTGCAACATCAGGAGAACCATGCAGGTGACAGGCACTGCAACGGTAGTGCCGCCGTAAAACGTCGAGGGAGACCACCAAAAACTGAGCCAGCTGAGAAGAAAGCAAAGCAAAAGAATAATGAGGCAGAAGCAGAGGAACCTGAGGAAACCAACCATTCAGAAGATGCTTCTGCAAAACCAGCCACAGCTGAAGTGAAGACAGGAGGAAGACGAGGACGCCCAGCCAAATCTACCCAGGAGCCCAAGGCAGAAGATGATAAAGCAGCTCTGCAGATCCCTTGCACTGAATGTGACCTCACTTTCCCCAACCTAGCGCAGCTTCGAGCACATAAGAAAGAGAAGCACACGCAGCGCAAGCCTCACGCCTGTGGAGAATGTGAAGAGAGTTTTAACCGACCTGAGCAGCTGGAGGCCCACATGGCAAGGGCACACAGTGCCGGCCGGCACACTTGCCCCACATGCGGAAAAAGCTTTGGCAGAGAAAGTAACCTGAAGGCTCATCAACAGAGTCATGGAAAAGAAGAGAAGCCAGTGGGAAAGAGATAA